The DNA region AACACCTGCCCTACCGCGTATCGGCAGGTTATCTTGATCAGGATGGTGTTTTAAAAACCAGCTCAATGCAGCGTATAACAGGCGCCATCAATTTAAGCCCAAGTTTTTTTACCGATCACCTGAAAGTTAACTTAAACGCTAAAGGCGCACAGGTTAAACAAAGGTTTGCCAATGAAGGTGCTATAGGTTCGGCAGTAAGCTTTGACCCTACCAAACCGGTTTATTCAGGCAACAGCCGTTTTGGCGGTTACTGGGAATGGCTTAATGATCCTACAAAACCAGGGGGCGGCTTAAAAGACCTTGCCACTTTAAACCCCCTCGGTTTACTGGAGCAGCAGGACAACCGCAGTACTGTTTACCGCAGCATCGGTAACCTGCAATTAGATTATAAATTCCACTTTTTACCGGAGTTACATGCCAATGTTAACTTAGGTTATGATGTTTCAAAAGGCACAGGGCACGTTATCATTCCGGATAGCGCTGCTTCAAACTACAAGGGATTTCTTGACGCAAAAAGTGTTACGCACCGTGGCTTAAATAACCAATACAAACAAACCCAAAAAAATACCATATTTGAAGGCTACTTAAGCTACGCCAAAGATCTGAAAAGCATAGCCAGCCATATTGATGCGGTAGCAGGTTATTCATACCAGGATTTCTCAATCACCAACTACAACTTTGGCAATTTTGCCCATGATGGTACCGAGCAACCAGGCACTAATCCAATCTATGCGTTTGATAAACCCGAAAACAGGCTGATATCAGTTTACGGTCGTTTAAATTATGTATTTGAAGATAAATACATTTTAACCGGTACTGTACGCCGCGACGGTTCTTCAAAATTCAATCCAAATCAAAGGTTCGGTACGTTCCCTTCAGTTGCATTTGCATGGAAACTGAAAGAAGAATCGATGTTCAAAGGCATAACAGCTTTATCTGATTTGAAACTGCGCGCAGGTTACGGTGTTACCGGTCAGCAGGATGGTATTGGTAACTATGATGTTGTATCATTTTATAACCTGAGTACAAATACAGCTCAGTACCAGCTTGGCGATACTTTCTACAACCTGTACCGTCCGGGTGGTTACTATGCACTGCGCACCTGGGAACAAACGGCAGCAACCAACGTAGCAATTGATTTTGGTTTCCTTGATAACCGTATCACCGGCACTTTGGATTACTACCACCGTAAAACCTCAAAATTATTGAACAGGATACCTCAGCCGGCAGGTACCAACTTCTCAAATTATATTGTGGCCAACATCGGCGACTTAACCAGCAATGGTATCGAGTTAAACCTGAGTGCAGATGTAATCAGAACCAGCGATGTTACCTGGAATGTTAACCTTAACGCTACTTACAATACCAACAAGATCACCAAATTGACACTGGCCCCAGATCCAAGCTATCCTGGCGCTCCAACCGGTAACATTTCTGGCGGTACAGGTAACACCATCCAGATCAACTCTGTCGGTTACCCGCGCAACTCCTTCTATGTTTATCAGCAGGTTTACGGCAGCGATGGCAAACCGCTTGATGGTGTGTATGTTGACAGGAACAAAGACGGTATAGTTAATGAAAATGACCTGTACCGTTACAAAAGCTCCGATCCTAAAGGCTATTTTGGTTTAAGCTCAAACCTTAGCTACAAAAAATGGTCGGCTGGTTTTGTTGCAAGGGCAAGCGTTGGCAACTATGTTTATAATAATGTTTTCTCAGGCTCGGGCACCCAGCTTAGCATATTTAATGGCATAGGTATCTTAAACAATGCCTCAACCAACCTGCTTGAAACCGGTATGACCGGCTCTTTTGATAAAAGCAGGCTATCGGACTATTACATACAAAACGCTTCATTTATCCGTATGGATAACGTTAACGTAGGTTATAATTTTGGTAAAGTATTTCACAACACCGGTAACCTCAGGTTAAGCGCTAACGTGCAAAACGTTTTTGTTATCACCAAATATAAAGGCCTTGATCCGGAAGTTAACAGCGGTATCGATAATAACTTTTATCCCCGCCCCCGCACCTATGTGTTAGGTCTTAATTTATCGCTATAACACTTTATTCACAGTAAA from Mucilaginibacter sp. SJ includes:
- a CDS encoding SusC/RagA family TonB-linked outer membrane protein, which produces MRKNYSKKYVLLCAFLMMSFMAFSQTGSIKGKVSDETNQPLPGATVTVDGTTIGSTTDPNGNYAINNVKAGTYTLSVKFIGYITIKKTVTVNGATVENFSLAPESKSLNEVVVIGYGTQRKKDLSGAITNVTAKDFQKGVITTPEQLIAGKVAGVSVISNSGAPGAGSTIRIRGGASLSASNDPLIVIDGVPISNSSISGAANPLSLINPNDIESFSVLKDASASAIYGNRASNGVILITTKKGKSGKPVIDFSSQVSASKIPKEASVLTGDQVRDYVNTNGTAAQKALLGTASTDWQKQIYQTGITTDNNISVSGAAKHLPYRVSAGYLDQDGVLKTSSMQRITGAINLSPSFFTDHLKVNLNAKGAQVKQRFANEGAIGSAVSFDPTKPVYSGNSRFGGYWEWLNDPTKPGGGLKDLATLNPLGLLEQQDNRSTVYRSIGNLQLDYKFHFLPELHANVNLGYDVSKGTGHVIIPDSAASNYKGFLDAKSVTHRGLNNQYKQTQKNTIFEGYLSYAKDLKSIASHIDAVAGYSYQDFSITNYNFGNFAHDGTEQPGTNPIYAFDKPENRLISVYGRLNYVFEDKYILTGTVRRDGSSKFNPNQRFGTFPSVAFAWKLKEESMFKGITALSDLKLRAGYGVTGQQDGIGNYDVVSFYNLSTNTAQYQLGDTFYNLYRPGGYYALRTWEQTAATNVAIDFGFLDNRITGTLDYYHRKTSKLLNRIPQPAGTNFSNYIVANIGDLTSNGIELNLSADVIRTSDVTWNVNLNATYNTNKITKLTLAPDPSYPGAPTGNISGGTGNTIQINSVGYPRNSFYVYQQVYGSDGKPLDGVYVDRNKDGIVNENDLYRYKSSDPKGYFGLSSNLSYKKWSAGFVARASVGNYVYNNVFSGSGTQLSIFNGIGILNNASTNLLETGMTGSFDKSRLSDYYIQNASFIRMDNVNVGYNFGKVFHNTGNLRLSANVQNVFVITKYKGLDPEVNSGIDNNFYPRPRTYVLGLNLSL